The sequence CCGGCCGAAGCGGATACAGAGTTTGAACTCTTTAGCGATCGGACAGAGGCGCTGAAGCACAAGGATACCCTGTATACCGACCTTATAGTGGTGTTCAGGGAGTCGGTACGCGGTTTGTCAGTCGGTGCGCCGGTCGATTTTTACGGCATCACTATAGGAGAAGTGACCGCTATCAAGACGCAGTTTGATCCGAAAACTTTTGATTTCAGTATCCCCGTTGAGATCCGAATCTACCCCGAACGATTGACTTCGCGCTACTTGAAGGGCCCGGCCCGCGGAAGAGTATCCGGGAAGGAGGACCCCAAAAAGTTTATGGAGGGGTTAGTAAACCACGGTTTCCGCGCACAACTCCGAACCGGCAATTTGCTGACCGGACAGCTCTATGTCGCGCTTGATTTCTTCCCCGATGCACCCAAGGCCAAGTTCGACATGTCTCAGGAACCGCCAGAGATACCGACCGTACCGAGCGGACTGCAGGCCATGCAAAAGACTATTACTGTGCTTGCCGACAAGCTTACCAAGATTGCTGGCGACCTCCAGAAAGTGCCATTCGGACAGATAGGCCAGGACGTACGCGTAACCATGCAAAGTGCGAACCATGTGATGAAGCGGCTCGACGAAGAGATTACACCCCAGGCTCGCGATGCGCTCATCGATTTGCGGAAATCTCTTGATTCGGCAAACCAATTGATGTCCGAAAGAGCGCCGCTGCAACAGGATACCCGTGAGGCAATGCGCGAACTTGCAAGAACGGCCCGGGCATTACGCGTACTCGCCGATTATCTCGAACGCCATCCGGAAGCATTGATTCGCGGCAAGCAGGAGGATAAAAAGTGATACGAAATTACCTGTTCACAGCGGCATTGCTCGCGGTCACTACACTCTCCGGCTGCGCCAGCACCCCCAAGTCAAATTTTTATACGCTGAGCTCCGGCGTTGGGCTTGAGCGGTCTGAAGCCAAGGCGCAATACACGGTCGCAGTCGGCCCGCTGACGGTGCCGGAAATTATCGACCGTCCGCAGATTGTGACGCGCAGCAGCCCAACTCAAGTGCAAATCGCAGAATTCGAGCGCTGGGCTTCGCCGGTGAGGAGTGAAAT is a genomic window of Burkholderiales bacterium containing:
- a CDS encoding MlaD family protein, with the translated sequence MAETPHGPDIHEIPEAVAVPKSRRSLQLVWIIPIVAALVGGWLAVKTLLEKGPEITISFRTAEGLEAGKTKIKFKDVDIGMVKSVTFSKDLSHVIATADLVKEAEPYLVEDTRFWVVRPRISGGTVSGLGTLFGGTYIGTDIGKSKTRKRDFIGLEEPPVISTDIPGREFILHADTLGSLDAGVPIFFRRLQVGQVTSYALDKDGKGVTLKIFIDAPYDQYVNPNTRFWNASGIDVTVDASGIRVNSEGLVSIAIGGIAFQTLATDFPLPPAEADTEFELFSDRTEALKHKDTLYTDLIVVFRESVRGLSVGAPVDFYGITIGEVTAIKTQFDPKTFDFSIPVEIRIYPERLTSRYLKGPARGRVSGKEDPKKFMEGLVNHGFRAQLRTGNLLTGQLYVALDFFPDAPKAKFDMSQEPPEIPTVPSGLQAMQKTITVLADKLTKIAGDLQKVPFGQIGQDVRVTMQSANHVMKRLDEEITPQARDALIDLRKSLDSANQLMSERAPLQQDTREAMRELARTARALRVLADYLERHPEALIRGKQEDKK